A window of the Posidoniimonas polymericola genome harbors these coding sequences:
- a CDS encoding protein kinase domain-containing protein produces the protein MDSTSDLDLLFGAAAVQLGLVTPDHLADAAQLDGQGSLRERLGRLGVLTSAGAQAIEQAVQDNLANAGGNASRAVASLPLELQQLLDGDITTAPSAPQTGGGSGEDPFVTSDSSTRQLASFEARRFTILRPHQQGGLGLVSVARDSDFNREVALKEILPAAADDQHHRRRFVREAEITGALEHPGVVPVYSLGQYEDGRPYYAMRFIHGADLQQALEAYKRLPAAKQPLRFRQLLGCFVDVCQTIHYAHSRGVLHRDLKPSNIMLGDYGETLVVDWGLAKASGENNAGELAGSAPVVELSGKTPVNMTADGRVIGTPIYMSPEQASGRLDQIGPTTDVYCLGATLYQLLTGSPPFDPSNANLLADVRSGAFAPPRQRSANVPKPLAAICEKAMATDQTDRYPTAGELGLEVERWLADEPVLTYDEPLPARFWRWVRRHRALALSVMTAAVVAVAALSVGVALLSSANQKITAAKLLADDNLREAVVQRERAEENAALARQAVRDYYVRVSEETLLNEPGMQPLRNDLLRQALDYYQGFLAESSEDQLLRGEVAAAHFYVGKITEVVDDPAEAVPHYEQAAQVQQQLAEAPNAPPEAAVQYALTLNALGRAHQKLQRPDEAFDYYEQAIAIRQRLAEQQPDSAERARELASSVMNVGLLFASHGDQQEALERLRHAQAIRLAHADDDSPNALLMRDMGMGALNTGLVLLQIQQPDEAADALRDAIARFEAANTAAPADITNVSRLATCRRVLADIHAARNETDAAITEYRAAAELMTSLVIRNPEVTAYQLDLAGVRMNLGMLLTGVGQPEQALDELHSAIELLDVPPEESPTPRQRRDLGAAQREAGRLQLELGDRDAGLATLRASQQTLKTLVREHPGKQEFSAELSKTNEAVSEAEEQQPEEPTEKAA, from the coding sequence ATGGACTCTACCTCCGACCTCGACCTGCTGTTCGGCGCCGCCGCGGTGCAGCTCGGCCTCGTCACGCCGGACCACCTGGCGGACGCGGCTCAGCTCGACGGGCAGGGTTCGCTGCGGGAACGCCTGGGGCGGCTCGGCGTGCTGACGTCGGCCGGCGCCCAGGCGATCGAGCAGGCGGTCCAAGACAACCTGGCCAATGCCGGCGGCAACGCCAGCCGCGCGGTCGCCTCGCTGCCGCTCGAGCTGCAACAGCTGCTCGACGGCGACATCACCACCGCGCCGTCCGCGCCCCAGACCGGCGGCGGTTCTGGCGAAGACCCGTTTGTCACCAGCGACTCCTCGACGCGGCAACTCGCCTCGTTCGAGGCGCGACGCTTCACCATCCTCCGCCCGCACCAGCAGGGCGGACTCGGCTTGGTTTCGGTCGCTCGAGACTCCGACTTCAACCGCGAGGTCGCGCTCAAGGAGATCCTGCCGGCCGCCGCCGACGACCAGCACCACCGCCGCCGGTTTGTCCGCGAGGCCGAGATCACCGGCGCGCTCGAGCACCCCGGCGTGGTGCCGGTGTACAGCCTGGGCCAGTACGAGGACGGCCGGCCCTACTACGCGATGCGGTTTATCCACGGTGCCGACCTGCAGCAGGCCCTCGAGGCCTACAAGCGGCTGCCGGCCGCGAAGCAGCCGCTCCGCTTCCGCCAGCTCCTGGGCTGTTTCGTCGACGTCTGCCAGACGATCCACTACGCCCACAGCCGCGGCGTGCTGCACCGCGACCTGAAACCGAGCAACATCATGCTCGGCGACTACGGCGAGACCCTGGTCGTCGACTGGGGCCTGGCCAAGGCCTCGGGCGAGAACAACGCCGGGGAGCTTGCCGGCTCGGCGCCGGTGGTCGAGCTGTCCGGCAAGACGCCGGTCAACATGACGGCCGACGGCCGCGTCATCGGCACGCCGATCTACATGAGCCCCGAGCAGGCGAGCGGGCGGCTCGACCAGATCGGCCCTACCACGGACGTCTACTGCCTGGGCGCGACGCTCTACCAGCTGCTGACCGGGTCGCCGCCGTTCGACCCCAGCAACGCCAACCTGCTGGCCGACGTCCGCAGCGGGGCGTTCGCGCCGCCGCGGCAGCGGTCGGCGAACGTCCCCAAGCCGCTGGCGGCGATCTGCGAGAAGGCGATGGCGACCGACCAGACCGACCGCTACCCAACAGCGGGCGAGCTGGGGCTCGAGGTCGAGCGGTGGCTGGCCGACGAGCCGGTGCTGACCTACGACGAGCCGCTGCCCGCGCGGTTCTGGCGGTGGGTCCGCCGTCACCGGGCGTTGGCGCTGAGCGTGATGACCGCCGCCGTGGTGGCGGTGGCCGCGCTGTCGGTAGGGGTGGCGCTGCTCAGCTCGGCCAACCAGAAGATCACCGCCGCCAAGCTGCTGGCCGACGACAACCTGCGCGAGGCGGTCGTCCAACGCGAGCGGGCAGAGGAGAACGCCGCGCTGGCCCGCCAGGCGGTCCGCGACTACTACGTCCGCGTGAGTGAAGAAACCCTGCTCAACGAGCCCGGCATGCAGCCGCTCCGCAACGACCTCTTGCGGCAGGCGCTCGACTACTACCAGGGCTTCCTCGCCGAGAGTTCGGAAGACCAGCTGCTGCGGGGCGAGGTCGCCGCGGCCCACTTCTACGTCGGCAAGATCACCGAGGTCGTCGACGACCCGGCCGAGGCCGTGCCGCACTACGAGCAGGCGGCCCAGGTCCAGCAGCAGCTGGCCGAGGCGCCCAACGCCCCGCCCGAGGCCGCGGTTCAGTACGCGCTGACGCTCAACGCCCTGGGCCGGGCCCACCAGAAGCTGCAGCGGCCCGACGAGGCGTTCGACTACTACGAGCAGGCGATCGCTATCCGCCAACGGCTCGCCGAGCAGCAGCCCGACTCGGCCGAGCGGGCCCGCGAATTGGCCAGCAGCGTGATGAACGTCGGCTTGCTGTTTGCGTCGCACGGCGATCAGCAGGAGGCGCTCGAGCGGCTGCGTCACGCGCAGGCCATCCGCCTCGCCCACGCCGACGACGACAGCCCCAATGCGCTGTTGATGCGTGACATGGGCATGGGCGCCCTCAACACCGGGTTGGTCCTGCTGCAGATCCAGCAGCCCGACGAGGCCGCGGACGCCCTCCGCGACGCCATCGCTAGGTTCGAGGCCGCCAACACCGCCGCGCCGGCCGACATCACCAACGTGTCGCGGCTGGCGACCTGCCGAAGGGTCCTGGCCGACATCCACGCCGCCCGGAACGAGACCGACGCAGCAATCACCGAGTACCGCGCCGCCGCCGAGCTGATGACCAGCCTCGTCATCCGCAACCCCGAAGTCACGGCGTACCAGCTCGACCTGGCCGGCGTGCGGATGAACCTCGGCATGCTGCTCACCGGCGTGGGCCAGCCCGAGCAGGCGCTCGACGAGCTGCACTCGGCCATCGAGCTGCTCGACGTCCCGCCGGAGGAGTCGCCAACCCCACGTCAACGCCGCGACCTCGGCGCCGCCCAACGCGAGGCGGGGCGCCTGCAACTGGAACTGGGCGACCGGGACGCCGGACTCGCGACCCTGAGGGCGTCGCAGCAGACGCTCAAGACCCTGGTCCGCGAGCACCCGGGGAAGCAGGAGTTTAGCGCCGAGCTCTCGAAGACCAACGAGGCGGTTTCTGAGGCCGAGGAGCAGCAGCCGGAAGAACCTACCGAGAAGGCGGCCTGA